The Salegentibacter mishustinae genome includes a window with the following:
- a CDS encoding glycoside hydrolase family 65 protein, with the protein MNQDYIQPNEWSILEEGFDVERVKSSESLFSIGNGVMGQRANFEENYSGPSFQGSYIGGVYYPDKTKVGWWKNGYPEYFAKVLNAPNWIGINVFVNDEALDLFTCKKVEDFKRELNMKEGFHRRSFVATLPNDIEISVKATRFLSIIEDELGAIDFEIEVLNSDAEIRFEPYLDGGITNTDANWEERFWKTLEVKSEDDKGFVLSKTLKTEFHVNTYMQSEVLLNGQKQDVDFTETKTEDKLTFSYSIKAEKGQKVSLRKYAGYVTDMNHKRADLVDAASKILDYATKAGFSKLLQEQKEAWEKIWEMADITIEGDVKAQQGIRFNIFQLNQTYLGKDERLNIGPKGFTGEKYGGSTYWDTEAYCIPFYMATKDQQVARNLLTYRYNHLDKAIENAEKLGFTNGAALYPMVTMNGEESHNEWEITFEEIHRNGAMVYAIYNYVRYTGDFDYIPEKGLEVMIAIARFWQQRVNFSEQKNKYVMLGVTGPNEYENNVHNNWYTNYLAKWCIEYCLETIEKVKDAYAEDYKRVMGKTRLNEGEMARWREVAENMYFPYSEKHEVFLQQDGFLDKEIVPIAELDKSQRPINQKWSWDRILRSCYIKQADVLQGFYFFEDHFSKKELEKHFDYYEPITVHESSLSPCVHSIQAALLGRTKQAYEFYLRTSRLDLDDYNKEVEQGCHITSMAGTWMSIVEGFGGMRVKEDQLSFNPTIPEDWKTYSFKVNFRDQILKVKVSADKTVFLLEGDNAIEINVNGKSVEVQPNQELAI; encoded by the coding sequence ATGAACCAAGATTATATACAACCTAACGAGTGGTCCATTCTAGAAGAAGGATTTGATGTAGAACGCGTAAAATCGTCTGAAAGCCTTTTTAGTATAGGTAACGGCGTTATGGGCCAGCGAGCCAATTTTGAAGAGAACTATTCCGGGCCAAGTTTCCAGGGAAGCTATATTGGCGGGGTTTATTATCCCGATAAGACTAAAGTTGGCTGGTGGAAAAACGGCTATCCAGAATATTTCGCAAAAGTGCTTAACGCACCCAACTGGATTGGGATAAACGTTTTTGTAAACGATGAAGCCTTAGATCTTTTTACCTGTAAAAAAGTTGAAGATTTTAAGCGTGAGCTTAATATGAAAGAAGGTTTTCACCGCCGCAGTTTTGTAGCTACGCTTCCAAACGATATCGAAATTTCGGTAAAAGCTACGCGCTTTCTTTCTATAATTGAAGATGAACTTGGCGCAATAGATTTTGAAATTGAAGTTTTGAACAGCGATGCTGAGATTCGTTTTGAGCCTTATTTAGATGGCGGAATCACGAATACCGATGCCAACTGGGAAGAACGTTTTTGGAAGACTTTAGAAGTGAAATCTGAAGATGACAAAGGTTTTGTACTTTCTAAAACCCTAAAAACCGAATTTCATGTGAATACCTATATGCAATCTGAAGTTTTGCTAAATGGACAAAAACAAGATGTAGATTTTACTGAAACGAAAACCGAAGATAAACTTACTTTTTCCTATTCAATTAAAGCTGAAAAAGGACAAAAAGTAAGCCTTAGAAAATACGCCGGTTACGTAACCGATATGAACCATAAACGTGCAGATTTGGTAGATGCGGCTAGTAAAATATTAGATTACGCCACTAAAGCAGGGTTTTCCAAATTGCTTCAGGAGCAAAAAGAAGCCTGGGAGAAAATTTGGGAAATGGCCGATATTACTATTGAAGGGGATGTAAAAGCCCAACAGGGAATTCGCTTTAATATTTTTCAGCTAAATCAAACGTATTTAGGAAAAGACGAGCGATTAAATATTGGCCCGAAAGGCTTTACCGGCGAGAAATATGGCGGAAGTACATATTGGGATACCGAGGCTTATTGTATTCCATTCTATATGGCAACCAAAGACCAGCAGGTAGCCAGGAATTTATTGACTTATCGTTATAATCATTTAGACAAAGCCATAGAGAATGCCGAAAAACTTGGATTTACCAATGGCGCGGCACTTTATCCAATGGTAACGATGAATGGAGAAGAAAGCCATAACGAATGGGAAATTACTTTCGAGGAAATTCATAGAAATGGCGCGATGGTTTATGCCATTTATAATTATGTACGCTACACGGGCGATTTCGATTATATTCCTGAAAAAGGCCTGGAAGTAATGATCGCAATTGCAAGATTCTGGCAGCAAAGAGTGAATTTTAGCGAACAGAAGAATAAATATGTAATGCTGGGTGTAACCGGGCCAAACGAGTACGAAAATAACGTGCACAATAATTGGTACACTAATTATTTAGCGAAATGGTGTATTGAATATTGCCTGGAAACCATTGAAAAAGTTAAGGATGCTTATGCCGAAGATTATAAGCGTGTAATGGGTAAAACCAGGCTTAATGAAGGCGAAATGGCCAGGTGGAGAGAAGTTGCTGAAAATATGTATTTCCCGTATTCTGAAAAGCACGAGGTTTTCCTTCAGCAAGACGGATTTTTAGATAAAGAGATCGTTCCAATCGCCGAATTGGATAAATCTCAGCGGCCAATTAACCAAAAATGGAGTTGGGATAGAATTTTACGTTCCTGCTATATTAAACAAGCTGATGTTTTACAGGGCTTCTACTTTTTTGAAGATCATTTTAGCAAAAAAGAGCTAGAGAAACATTTTGACTATTACGAACCTATTACCGTTCACGAGTCTTCGCTTTCTCCTTGTGTGCATAGTATTCAAGCTGCACTTCTGGGAAGAACAAAGCAGGCTTACGAATTCTATTTAAGAACTTCAAGACTGGATTTAGATGATTATAACAAGGAAGTAGAGCAGGGCTGCCATATTACCAGTATGGCCGGGACCTGGATGAGTATTGTAGAAGGTTTTGGCGGAATGAGGGTGAAAGAAGATCAACTTTCTTTTAATCCTACAATTCCCGAAGACTGGAAAACCTATTCCTTTAAAGTGAATTTTAGAGACCAAATCTTAAAAGTAAAAGTTTCTGCCGATAAAACGGTTTTCTTACTGGAAGGCGACAATGCTATTGAAATTAATGTAAACGGAAAATCAGTTGAAGTACAGCCTAATCAGGAATTGGCGATTTAG